The following nucleotide sequence is from Plectropomus leopardus isolate mb unplaced genomic scaffold, YSFRI_Pleo_2.0 unplaced_scaffold28516, whole genome shotgun sequence.
ATTCAAGATTGAGCAGATTATTCCCTTTGAATATTgcatcaaatatttttctgtctgtattgtatgtgtatatatatatatatatatgtgtgtgtgtgtgtgtgtgtatactgaatatatttatttcattcattcactcaaaCATTATATAAGTAACGACATGCAATTACACACAGCCCATGTTAATCTCTGAAAACGTATTCTTCATGTTTTactacttgtgtttttgttggtttttttctattattactattaatttgGGGATGCACTGGAATTAGAACGGTCTGGAAATGGGTAGAGAACTGTATATATGTCCTATAACAAAACGTATTTGTTGTCTTACGTCTAccttattttcaatataaatggttaaatttttcttttattcaaatCGCTTGttttacacatattttctgCAGTTATTGCCTTCACTATTTgggttaattgtacagtttatcagttctGTGCTGTTatatgaaatatccataaaatatgtaacTTAGTCAGCCAGTTTCccctaaataaatataatttgcaAAGCACAGTAATGTAAATATAGTATGAATAAATAGTAGAAGTCTTGATTAAATGCGTGGCTTCgaaactttaaatttaatgGAGCTCAACACAATGTGGCTTTATAGTAAATAAACAATACCACTCCAAAACACACAGTGGCGCTGTGGTGCTTTTTCCCAACAGCAGTTACGGCAGCGGGGCAGATCTGCAGAGTGTCAACAGAGCTCGGTGCAGTCGGGTGCAGTCGGGTCGTGCAGTGTGGACAGACAGGAGCGACACTCTCAGACAAGCTCTCCAACTTCAACCAGCCGTCTCTCAGAATGAACACCGAGCCTGTTGTCATCGTCTCTGCTGCGCGGACACCTATAGGTTTGTTTTAACGTACCTTTAACGCCATACGTGTTCATTTAAGACAGTTTGCCAACATTTACTGTTGCTACATTGTGACTCCTTCATGCATTTGTCAAATTAACTCTATTGGAAATGTAGAGACCGTGTTTCTTTATAAATAGTTACAATAGcataagatattttttattattaaatgtgtcGTTTAATTTGGCAAAGTGGTTTGATGTCACTCAATTAAATAAGCCGAGTCTTGCTTGctgcgctctgattggtccGCTCGTGTGTCCGCAGTGTTCtgtgacctgtgattggccggTTGGTCATAGTGCCACGGAGCGCGAGCGTCCTACCATTGGTTATCAAAACATGTACATACttcctataatacatccatggtacAGCGTGACAGAGCAGGTTAGACGTGTTTCCTCTCCAGGATGAGAAACAATTCACCTGAATGCAAGGCGTGTATTCAGTAATGTAAACTATTTGATGGCACAGCAACCTTAAATGACTCGGACTAATAGGAGCCTTATATAACTTTATATCTCGTACTTAAGTGTGGCCCCCTCTGCCCAGAGAGTTTACATTTTAACTTGTGACTGCAGAATATACAGTACTCCAGAGCAGAGTACCCCATATACTTAAAATGTATTGCTTTAGGTCATTGATACTCAACTAAGCTGAGAGCATTCCCGTTTTAAGGACAAACTTCAGTCATCagatttggggggggggggggtatttcaCAGATGTGCTTAATTGTATAATTTTGGgaatttttagagaaaaaatgcGTTTCAAATCCATGTAGATTTTGGGGTTCTGGaggtattaaaaataaatacaaaataaactatTTAATTGAAGGACAACCAGTCACAGACCTCATCTGTGCCCTGCAGAAAGACAAATATGCACCATGATGTCGGGTAGTTTCTAAAATAATAAGTCATGTAGATCATGATGTCAATACTGgcggtaattttttttaatcagcttatgggttaacctttgaaaccgttcagatgcctttcacaaataacCTATTTGAGTCTTTGAAgcgtgagcaaattggtgcgatttctttgaagaaacatgaggggaaaaagcaatgagcaacctggtaataaatgtttcacaaactgcaagagaTTAGAGGATCtagaaaattattctttttataaGGCTAGGGAAAAATACCGAGGGGAATaagaaaaaagtgttgaaaaactATAGCAAGAAATATCATAAATACATccataaaaattatgttacaaaattattataatttttttcagcactttttcccagatcatttttgtaattatttctttattttattttattattattttacttattttcaggtaattttctagtactttttaataatttcttgctagcgttttggtcatttcttctgttgctGCTAATTACTTCTCatgtttttcaggtttcaaatggttaattgaATAATTATTGCTGCACTAAAACCAGCCAAAGCAGaacaaacattttctatttGATACAGTCATTTGGGTTGCATCAGCCTCAAAAAGGCAGTTACACATCTCCTCTCCATGTAAAACGGTGTGGTAACAGTGTTTCAGGGGGTTGAGCCTTTGAAACTTAGTGCCTCATTATGTGCTCATGCAACAATACCTTCGCTCCACTTTTACTCAGGGTCCTTGAACGGGGCTCTGTCCACGGTGCCGCTGCCTGACCTGTGCTCGGTGGTGATCAAGGACGTTCTGAAGCGAGCTGCGGTGAAACCAGAAGAGGTCTCTGAGGTTATCATGGGACATGTCCTAACAGCAGGTGAAAGCTCAGGAGGTCACTGAGACAACAAGAGCTCCCATGTTCTATATATGCCAAATAATATGTGTTGTGTAAACAGGTGTTGGGCAACAGgtggcttttctttctttcataatATTTCAACTCAACTATTTAACTCACTTTGTctcatctgttgtttttttttcctcttgctgTACTGAAGGTCAGGGGCAGAACCCGGCACGTCAGGCCAGTGTTGGGGCAGGTATCCCGTACCCGGTCCCGGCCTGGAGTTGCCAGATGGTGTGTGGCTCTGGGCTGAAGGCTGTGTGTTTGGGAGCTCAGTCCATCCAGACCGGAGAGTCCGCTGTGGTGGTGGCAGGAGGCATGGAGAGTATGAGCAGGGTAGGTTAGGACACGAGATGCATCAGAGGGGAATATGAAATTGCAATCATATCAGATGgatgataagataagataagagaAGATAGGATAACCCTTTATTTGTCCCACAGTGGGAAAATTCacagtgttacagcagctatgaggtacagTATAAGCAGCGAAAGAGCAATAGaatagtaacaaaaaaacaatgacaaatataaaaatactaaaatattaaaatgttagataataaaaaacatggtATGGAGAACAAGGGTCATAGTGTTTGGGTAGCCTGCAATAAATAGAGCTTGGTGTATAACTTCCGTACATTTTTGGGTACTGCCTGAAATGTTTCCATAGCACTGAGTAATGATAATTGTCAAGTACTGGAAGCTTCAAAGCGTTAAAATCTCAGATTTAAAAGTCTATTAGCGTGCACATGAACATTTATTACCTCCACATGTGATGTTTCGGGCCCGAGCCCTTCTTCAGACACGGCCCGAAACGTCACACATTGGggtaataaatgttcatgaGAGCATCATCTCGTGTGCAgactctgtttttgtattttcataattttgtttgcccatcagctgatcagctgataCCCGATTTTATACATTACTTTTgctattttagacttttttacTTACGCAATTTCTCAAACTACATTTGGGTATTTAAATGGCACTAAAACTGAACATTTCGAAAAGGTATCCAACCCTAGATGTACATGTGGCAGTCCTAATATGAGTGCAAACAACCCAACAAAATAGCTCAATGCTCATGCAAGAACCCCTCTGAACAGATTTGCTCATTAGTGGTACCCATGAGTGATTTAAGGTATTCAGTTTTCTCTTAAGGAACAAAATCACGAGTGGTCTAAACTAGAGATGCGCAATATTATCAGCACGTCATCAGTAGCAGCAGATATtagctttaaaattaaatattggaaTCAGCCAATATACTGATTTCTAGTGATAGAGTGGAACAAGTAGCCTTGTATGGCAAAATACGGGATGTTGATTGTGCTAATTACAGGGCTCCCACAGtcctggaaaacctggaaaagtgaATTTTAAGTTCCATTTTCCATGTCAtggaatttctaaaaaaaaaaatcataaaaagc
It contains:
- the LOC121938114 gene encoding acetyl-CoA acetyltransferase, cytosolic-like; translated protein: MNTEPVVIVSAARTPIGSLNGALSTVPLPDLCSVVIKDVLKRAAVKPEEVSEVIMGHVLTAGQGQNPARQASVGAGIPYPVPAWSCQMVCGSGLKAVCLGAQSIQTGESAVVVAGGMESMSRVG